The following proteins are co-located in the Tenrec ecaudatus isolate mTenEca1 chromosome 11, mTenEca1.hap1, whole genome shotgun sequence genome:
- the RFC3 gene encoding replication factor C subunit 3 — MSLWVDKYRPCSLARLDYHKEQAAQLRNLVQCGDFPHLLVYGPSGAGKKTRIMCLLRELYGVGVEKLRIEHQTITTPSKKKIEISTIASNYHLEVNPSDAGNSDRVVIQEMLKTVAQSQQLETSSQRDFKVVLLTEVDKLTKDAQHALRRTMEKYMSTCRLVLCCNSTSKVIPPIRSRCLAVRVPAPSVDEICQVLSAVCKKEGLVLPPQLAHRLAEKSRRNLRKALLMCEACRVQQYPFTADQDIPEADWEVYLRETANSIVSQQSPQRLLEVRGRLYELLTHCIPPEIIMKGLLSELLHNCDGQLKGQVAQMAAHYEHRLQLGSKAVYHLEAFVARFMALYKKFMEDGLEGMVF, encoded by the exons ATGAGCCTCTGGGTGGACAAGTACCGGCCCTGCTCCCTGGCGCGGCTGGACTACCACAAGGAGCAGGCGGCCCAGCTGCGCAACCTG GTGCAGTGTGGAGACTTTCCTCACCTGCTGGTGTACGGGCCATCGGGAGCAGGGAAGAAGACCAGAATCATGTGTCTTCTCCGGGAACTGTATGGTGTAGGGGTGGAGAAGCTGAGAATCGAACACCAGACCATCACG ACGCCGtcgaaaaagaaaatagaaatcagCACCATTGCCAGCAACTATCACCTCGAAGTGAACCCCAG CGACGCGGGGAACAGTGACCGTGTTGTGATCCAGGAGATGCTGAAGACGGTGGCGCAGTCACAGCAGCTGGAAACCAGCTCGCAGCGCGACTTCAAAG TGGTCTTGCTGACGGAGGTGGACAAGCTCACCAAGGACGCGCAGCACGCGCTGCGGCGCACCATGGAGAAGTACATGTCCACCTGCCGCCTGGTGCTCTGCTGCAACTCCACGTCCAAGGTGATCCCGCCCATCCGCAGCCGCTGCCTGGCCGTGCGCGTGCCCGCCCCCAGCGTCGACGAG ATTTGCCAGGTGCTGTCCGCGGTGTGCAAGAAGGAGGGGCTGGTGCTGCCCCCACAGCTGGCTCACAGGCTGGCGGAGAAGTCCCGCCGCAACCTGCGCAAGGCGCTCCTCATGTGCGAGGCCTGCCGCGTGCAGCA GTACCCGTTCACTGCCGACCAGGACATCCCCGAGGCCGACTGGGAGGTGTACCTGAGAGAGACGGCCAATTCCATCGTCAGCCAGCAGAGTCCGCAGAG GCTCCTGGAAGTCCGGGGCCGGCTCTACgagctgctcacccactgcattcCTCCCGAGATCATCATGAAG GGCCTGTTGTCCGAGCTCCTGCACAACTGTGACGGGCAGCTGAAAGGCCAGGTGGCCCAGATGGCCGCCCACTACGAGCACCGCCTGCAGCTGGGCAGCAAGGCTGTCTACCACCTGGAGGCCTTTGTGGCCAGGTTCATGGCGCTGTACAAGAAGTTCATGGAGGACGGCCTGGAGGGCATGGTCTTCTGA